Proteins co-encoded in one Dendropsophus ebraccatus isolate aDenEbr1 chromosome 9, aDenEbr1.pat, whole genome shotgun sequence genomic window:
- the LOC138800971 gene encoding uncharacterized protein isoform X2 — protein MESIRYQSLLQKDKQPKQSSKWQLDNVSKHRRSYTPGHYQRHAVASSDIMSKTFIVSSQHSTTSVYRLQNETIMKSTTSGQHITTFSQGEEPMSMEDELHQETNYDISGLNCVSITAAECVCQDERPQKTYQEVDGYESGETKMTDVLRLCKDCKNLYKKVRKRKQPAMVTDPHTTDPRPWYIKSWMFVNQVSGRRSRKTLKRGLRSVLRRLRDLRISKCSPTARIYWTCCRLHLFLKRNVRSCRERQKKLLFKNQSGKKRKHPNSGSTSRRSKKAASSKQAEDTVPQTGKKSHKPYSFVLDSSQEEETGPHIKRYKLEIKNSGKKPLLTHRKTLNSTSAGLTHSPSSHSGSMMPLDERGATGQPLVTNTHVYDAIRPHVQVGSFREQLEKLNMGLLKSAIINEN, from the exons GTATCAATCATTACTACAGAAGGATAAGCAGCCGAAGCAAAGCTCAAAGTGGCAATTAGATAATGTGAGCAAACACAGAAGATCTTACACTCCTGGACATTACCAGAGACATGCAGTGGCCTCAAGCGATATTATGTCCAAAACCTTCATAGTAAGCAGTCAGCACTCAACCACAAGCGTGTATAGGCTTCAGAATGAGACGATTATGAAATCCACCACTAGTGGGCAGCACATTACAACCTTTAGTCAAGGGGAAGAACCTATGTCTATGGAAGATGAGCTGCATCAAGAAACTAACTATGACATTTCTGGATTAAACTGTGTCTCTATAACGGCCGCAGAGTGCGTCTGTCAGGATGAACGTCCCCAGAAGACTTATCAGGAAGTCGATGGCTATGAGTCTGGTGAGACCAAGATGACCGACGTTCTGCGTTTGTGCAAAGACTGTAAAAATCTGTACAAGAAAgtgagaaaaagaaaacaacCTGCCATGGTTACAGATCCGCACACTACAG ATCCAAGACCCTGGTACATTAAATCCTGGATGTTTGTAAATCAAGTTTCAGGAAGAAGATCCAGAAAAACCCTAAAGAG GGGTTTGAGGAGTGTATTGAGGAGACTTAGGGATTTGCGGATTTCAAAATGTTCGCCTACTGCTAGGATTTACTGGACATGTTGCAGATTGCACCTGTTTCTAAAGAG AAATGTTCGCTCATGCAGAGAGCGGCAGAAGAAATTATTGTTTAAAAACCAAAGcggaaaaaagagaaaacatcCAAACTCTGGGAGTACATCAAGGAGGTCTAAAAAGGCGGCATCCAGCAAGCAAGCAGAGGACACTGTGCCACAGACAGGCAAGAAATCACATAAGCCATACAGCTTTGTGTTAGATTCTAGCCAGGAAGAAGAGACTGGTCCTCACATTAAAAGGTATAAGTTAGAAATTAAGAATTCAGGAAAGAAACCTTTATTGACACACAGAAAAACTCTCAACTCTACAAGTGCTGGTCTAACGCACAGTCCTTCTTCGCATTCTGGATCTATGATGCCACTAGATGAACGAGGAGCCACTGGCCAGCCTCTCGTAACCAATACCCATGTGTATGATGCCATACGGCCTCATGTGCAAGTTGGAAGTTTTAGAGAGCAACTTGAGAAGCTGAATATGGGACTTTTAAAGAGTGCTATCATAAATGAGAACTAG
- the DBR1 gene encoding lariat debranching enzyme yields the protein MKIAVEGCCHGELDKIYETIQFLEKKENTKVDLLLCCGDFQAVRNEGDMKCMAVPPKYRQMQTFYKYYSGEKHAPVLTIFIGGNHEASNYLQELPYGGWVAPNIYYLGYAGVVNYRGLRIGGISGIFKSHDYRKGHFEHPPYTKDTIRSAYHVRNIEVFKLKQIKEPMDVFLSHDWPRSIYHYGNKKQLLKKKMFFTQEVESNTLGSPAASELLHHLQPSYWFSAHLHVKFAAFMQHPNKEDGKLPKATKFLALDKCLPHREFLQIIEVEHDPSKPERLQYDLEWLSVLKATKDLLNVTSGTWNMPENNGLHSRWDFSATEQMKQDILNDLDNDLIIPQNFSVTLPCYNPNNPQHKRVASHVVNPQTTEFCARFGLIDINAKIRQNDDEGGEFDAAEDNDSSGSVEDPSEYSTDTSVLSSSINPDEITLDDDEDEEDDDDHSVKPVEPSPEHTPHLSINFPNTHALSDSMAVSSDDAMDSTNDELERSESSQTEGEGKNPERQLKRLSDENGRGSVRIKRRNQAIYTAEDDE from the exons ATGAAGATCGCAGTGGAAGGTTGCTGCCATGGGGAGCTCGATAAGATCTACGAGACCATCCAGTTCCTGGAGAAGAAAGAGAACACTAAAGTAGACCTCTTACTTTGCTGCGGAGACTTCCAGGCCGTGAGGAATGAGGGGGACATGAAATGCATGGCTGTGCCTCCAAAATACCGCCAGATGCAGACCTTTTACAA GTATTATTCTGGTGAGAAACATGCTCCAGTACTTACCATCTTCATTGGAGGAAATCACGAGGCTTCGAATTACCTCCAGGAACTGCCCTATGGTGGTTGGGTTGCACCaaatatatactacttgg GATACGCTGGTGTGGTGAATTATCGTGGGTTGAGAATTGGAGGAATTTCTGGAATCTTTAAATCCCATGATTATAGAAAAG GTCATTTTGAACACCCACCATACACGAAAGATACAATTAGAAGTGCATATCATGTGAGGAACATAGAGGTCTTTAAACTTAAGCAG ATAAAAGAACCTATGGATGTGTTTCTGTCCCACGACTGGCCCCGTAGCATCTATCACTATGGGAATAAAAAACAGCTACTAAAGAAAAAGATGTTCTTCACACAAGAGGTAGAAAGCAACACCCTTGGCAGCCCGGCAGCCAGTGAGCTTCTCCACCATCTCCAGCCATCATACTGGTTCTCTGCTCATCTCCATGTCAAGTTTGCTGCTTTTATGCAACATCCG AATAAAGAAGACGGCAAGTTACCTAAAGCAACAAAGTTCTTGGCCCTTGATAAATGCCTACCACATCGGGAATTTCTCCAG ATTATCGAGGTGGAGCATGATCCAAGTAAACCAGAGAGACTACAGTATGACTTAGAATGGCTGTCTGTTCTCAAAGCAACCAAAGACCTCCTGAATGTTACATCCGGTACATGGAATATGCCAGAGAACAATGGTCTACACAGCAG GTGGGATTTCAGTGCAACTGAACAAATGAAACAAGATATCCTCAATGATTTGGATAATGACCTTATTATCCCACAAAACTTTAGTGTCACTTTACCATGTTATAACCCAAATAATCCTCAGCACAAGAGGGTGGCCTCCCATGTGGTTAATCCACAGACGACAGAGTTCTGTGCCCGCTTTGGACTTATTGATATCAATGCAAAGATCCGCCAAAATGATGATGAAGGTGGAGAGTTCGATGCAGCAGAGGATAATGACAGCAGTGGTTCAGTGGAAGATCCTAGTGAATATAGCACCGATACCTCTGTCCTGTCTTCATCAATTAACCCTGATGAGATCACTCTGGACgatgatgaggatgaagaagATGACGATGATCATTCTGTTAAGCCTGTGGAGCCCTCTCCAGAACATACCCCACACTTATCCATAAACTTTCCTAACACTCATGCACTTTCTGATTCCATGGCTGTCTCATCAGATGATGCGATGGATTCAACCAATGATGAGCTGGAACGGTCAGAGAGCAGTCAGACTGAAGGGGAAGGAAAGAACCCCGAGAGGCAACTCAAGAGGTTGAGTGATGAGAACGGACGAGGCAGTGTGAGGATTAAGAGGAGGAATCAGGCCATTTACACCGCTGAAGATGATGAGTGA
- the LOC138800971 gene encoding uncharacterized protein isoform X3, which yields MSKTFIVSSQHSTTSVYRLQNETIMKSTTSGQHITTFSQGEEPMSMEDELHQETNYDISGLNCVSITAAECVCQDERPQKTYQEVDGYESGETKMTDVLRLCKDCKNLYKKVRKRKQPAMVTDPHTTDPRPWYIKSWMFVNQVSGRRSRKTLKRGLRSVLRRLRDLRISKCSPTARIYWTCCRLHLFLKRNVRSCRERQKKLLFKNQSGKKRKHPNSGSTSRRSKKAASSKQAEDTVPQTGKKSHKPYSFVLDSSQEEETGPHIKRYKLEIKNSGKKPLLTHRKTLNSTSAGLTHSPSSHSGSMMPLDERGATGQPLVTNTHVYDAIRPHVQVGSFREQLEKLNMGLLKSAIINEN from the exons ATGTCCAAAACCTTCATAGTAAGCAGTCAGCACTCAACCACAAGCGTGTATAGGCTTCAGAATGAGACGATTATGAAATCCACCACTAGTGGGCAGCACATTACAACCTTTAGTCAAGGGGAAGAACCTATGTCTATGGAAGATGAGCTGCATCAAGAAACTAACTATGACATTTCTGGATTAAACTGTGTCTCTATAACGGCCGCAGAGTGCGTCTGTCAGGATGAACGTCCCCAGAAGACTTATCAGGAAGTCGATGGCTATGAGTCTGGTGAGACCAAGATGACCGACGTTCTGCGTTTGTGCAAAGACTGTAAAAATCTGTACAAGAAAgtgagaaaaagaaaacaacCTGCCATGGTTACAGATCCGCACACTACAG ATCCAAGACCCTGGTACATTAAATCCTGGATGTTTGTAAATCAAGTTTCAGGAAGAAGATCCAGAAAAACCCTAAAGAG GGGTTTGAGGAGTGTATTGAGGAGACTTAGGGATTTGCGGATTTCAAAATGTTCGCCTACTGCTAGGATTTACTGGACATGTTGCAGATTGCACCTGTTTCTAAAGAG AAATGTTCGCTCATGCAGAGAGCGGCAGAAGAAATTATTGTTTAAAAACCAAAGcggaaaaaagagaaaacatcCAAACTCTGGGAGTACATCAAGGAGGTCTAAAAAGGCGGCATCCAGCAAGCAAGCAGAGGACACTGTGCCACAGACAGGCAAGAAATCACATAAGCCATACAGCTTTGTGTTAGATTCTAGCCAGGAAGAAGAGACTGGTCCTCACATTAAAAGGTATAAGTTAGAAATTAAGAATTCAGGAAAGAAACCTTTATTGACACACAGAAAAACTCTCAACTCTACAAGTGCTGGTCTAACGCACAGTCCTTCTTCGCATTCTGGATCTATGATGCCACTAGATGAACGAGGAGCCACTGGCCAGCCTCTCGTAACCAATACCCATGTGTATGATGCCATACGGCCTCATGTGCAAGTTGGAAGTTTTAGAGAGCAACTTGAGAAGCTGAATATGGGACTTTTAAAGAGTGCTATCATAAATGAGAACTAG
- the LOC138800971 gene encoding uncharacterized protein isoform X1, with the protein MDRDGRLEAVYQSLLQKDKQPKQSSKWQLDNVSKHRRSYTPGHYQRHAVASSDIMSKTFIVSSQHSTTSVYRLQNETIMKSTTSGQHITTFSQGEEPMSMEDELHQETNYDISGLNCVSITAAECVCQDERPQKTYQEVDGYESGETKMTDVLRLCKDCKNLYKKVRKRKQPAMVTDPHTTDPRPWYIKSWMFVNQVSGRRSRKTLKRGLRSVLRRLRDLRISKCSPTARIYWTCCRLHLFLKRNVRSCRERQKKLLFKNQSGKKRKHPNSGSTSRRSKKAASSKQAEDTVPQTGKKSHKPYSFVLDSSQEEETGPHIKRYKLEIKNSGKKPLLTHRKTLNSTSAGLTHSPSSHSGSMMPLDERGATGQPLVTNTHVYDAIRPHVQVGSFREQLEKLNMGLLKSAIINEN; encoded by the exons GTATCAATCATTACTACAGAAGGATAAGCAGCCGAAGCAAAGCTCAAAGTGGCAATTAGATAATGTGAGCAAACACAGAAGATCTTACACTCCTGGACATTACCAGAGACATGCAGTGGCCTCAAGCGATATTATGTCCAAAACCTTCATAGTAAGCAGTCAGCACTCAACCACAAGCGTGTATAGGCTTCAGAATGAGACGATTATGAAATCCACCACTAGTGGGCAGCACATTACAACCTTTAGTCAAGGGGAAGAACCTATGTCTATGGAAGATGAGCTGCATCAAGAAACTAACTATGACATTTCTGGATTAAACTGTGTCTCTATAACGGCCGCAGAGTGCGTCTGTCAGGATGAACGTCCCCAGAAGACTTATCAGGAAGTCGATGGCTATGAGTCTGGTGAGACCAAGATGACCGACGTTCTGCGTTTGTGCAAAGACTGTAAAAATCTGTACAAGAAAgtgagaaaaagaaaacaacCTGCCATGGTTACAGATCCGCACACTACAG ATCCAAGACCCTGGTACATTAAATCCTGGATGTTTGTAAATCAAGTTTCAGGAAGAAGATCCAGAAAAACCCTAAAGAG GGGTTTGAGGAGTGTATTGAGGAGACTTAGGGATTTGCGGATTTCAAAATGTTCGCCTACTGCTAGGATTTACTGGACATGTTGCAGATTGCACCTGTTTCTAAAGAG AAATGTTCGCTCATGCAGAGAGCGGCAGAAGAAATTATTGTTTAAAAACCAAAGcggaaaaaagagaaaacatcCAAACTCTGGGAGTACATCAAGGAGGTCTAAAAAGGCGGCATCCAGCAAGCAAGCAGAGGACACTGTGCCACAGACAGGCAAGAAATCACATAAGCCATACAGCTTTGTGTTAGATTCTAGCCAGGAAGAAGAGACTGGTCCTCACATTAAAAGGTATAAGTTAGAAATTAAGAATTCAGGAAAGAAACCTTTATTGACACACAGAAAAACTCTCAACTCTACAAGTGCTGGTCTAACGCACAGTCCTTCTTCGCATTCTGGATCTATGATGCCACTAGATGAACGAGGAGCCACTGGCCAGCCTCTCGTAACCAATACCCATGTGTATGATGCCATACGGCCTCATGTGCAAGTTGGAAGTTTTAGAGAGCAACTTGAGAAGCTGAATATGGGACTTTTAAAGAGTGCTATCATAAATGAGAACTAG